Proteins from a genomic interval of Vanessa atalanta chromosome 28, ilVanAtal1.2, whole genome shotgun sequence:
- the LOC125074866 gene encoding uncharacterized protein LOC125074866 encodes MWRSSKEEWERRKTYLIRSLFEDLPTLSPINESQEPTSLSQSDEIYRPESPLPELIIEKEPRKCIQDETEEFYNKLAKEMRRLYKKDFLNIDYDTSSCGSRYFESGEDNLIQQGTFVSENRTLVLDKSIREAKLCEGEYSQITSDETNQEVARSTSSYTVSTESEESIGHEEIVTKADVHTAVVKMSKRLLHERYSSKEWDNSSRSYLTKQSDVSSTTTSQQSYDTEVNETEAGQEVMKELAKTTEASPGSSSPRQDKNDQCTPEIIRRRQTIRSEYSLSHELPIWESNDKDIDESFGIDIAHTIASGSEMEIADSSPSDFNMYCTVTSTPKSLKKVSSPRARIIKRYRKRLVSYSTSSSGSTNGKRQAALQTSFSDDELTWKDLWKTFFVGVPAVYNICSCSNHVCS; translated from the exons ATGTGGCGAAGTTCGAAAGAAGAATGGGAGAGGCGAAAAACTTACTTGATACGAAGTTTATTTGAGGATTTACCTA catTGTCCCCTATAAATGAAAGCCAAGAGCCAACATCACTATCGCAAAGCGATGAGATTTATAGACCAGAGAGTCCTTTGCCAGaacttataatagaaaaagagcCTCGAAAATGTATACAAGATGAAACTGAAGAATTCTATAACAAATTAGCGAAAGAAATGAGAAGGCTTTATAAAAAAGACTTCCTAAACATCGACTACGATACAAGCAGTTGTGGTAGTAGATATTTTGAAAGCGGAGAAGATAATCTAATACAACAAGGTACTTTTGTTAGCGAAAACAGAACTTTAGTGCTCGATAAATCAATTCGAGAAGCTAAACTGTGTGAAGGGGAATATTCTCAAATAACCAGCGATGAAACCAACCAAGAGGTGGCTAGATCGACGAGCTCTTACACGGTGAGTACTGAATCAGAAGAGAGTATAGGACATGAAGAAATAGTAACAAAAGCTGATGTCCATACAGCTGTTGTCAAAATGTCGAAACGATTGTTGCATGAAAGGTATTCAAGCAAGGAATGGGATAACAGCAGCCGAAGTTACTTGACAAAACAATCGGATGTATCCTCTACAACGACAAGCCAACAAAGTTACGACACAGAAGTAAATGAAACGGAAGCTGGACAAGAAGTTATGAAGGAACTTGCAAAAACTACag aAGCAAGTCCAGGGAGTAGCAGTCCGAGACAAGATAAAAATGATCAGTGCACACCAGAAATTATAAGACGGCGTCAAACAATACGCTCTGAATATTCTTTATCGCATGAACTGCCCATTTGGGAAAGTAACGATAAAGACATTGACGAGAGTTTTGGAATCGACATTGCACACACGATAGCTTCAGGCAGTGAAATGGAAATAGCCGATTCTTCTCCCTCTGATTTCAATATGTATTGTACGGTAACATCTACACCGAAGTCATTAAAGAAAGTCAGTAGTCCTCGGGCGAGGATAATTAAAAGATACAGAAAACGTTTGGTTTCGTACTCGACCTCGTCAAGCGGAAGTACAAATGGAAAGCGCCAGGCAGCACTCCAAACATCATTCTCTGATGATGAGTTGACTTGGAAAGATCTTTGGAAAACCTTTTTTGTAGGCGTACCCgccgtttataatatttgctcTTGTAGCAATCATGTTTGTTCGTAA